The following proteins are encoded in a genomic region of Paenibacillus sp. FSL H3-0469:
- the topA gene encoding type I DNA topoisomerase, with product MADALVIVESPSKAKTIGKYLGSKYIVKASMGHIIDLPKSQIGVDVENQFNPKYITIRGKGSILKELKDASKKVKKVYLAADPDREGEAIAWHLANALNLDNTQECRVVFNEITKQAVKDAFKTPRKINMDLVNAQQARRILDRLVGYKISPLLWKKVKKGLSAGRVQSVAVKIVMDRENEISEFVPTEYWSITARLAIRDSEFEAKFHRLNGEKKELGQESDVQEVLEAIKNAAFQVKEVKEKERQRHPSAPFTTSSLQQEAARKLGFRASKTMSVAQQLYEGVELGKEGTVGLITYMRTDSTRISTTAQDEAKELIQAKYGEKFIPETPRQYSKKAAGAQDAHEAIRPTSALREPEMVKEFMSRDQFRLYKLVWERFVSSQMSSALLDTLSVDITAGTAIFRAVGSKVSFPGFMKVYVEGNDDGTTDEEKFLPQLKAGDELVKREIEPKQHFTQPPPRYTEARLVKTLEELGIGRPSTYAPTLETIQKRGYVAIEEKKFMPTELGELIIEQMEEFFPEILNVEFTAHMEGDLDHVEEGAEDWVKVLAQFYESFEKRLLYAEEEMKEIEIEDEVSDELCEKCGKPMVYKLGRFGKFLACSGFPECRNTKPIIKDIGVSCPKCHEGKVVERRSKKGRVFYGCDQYPGCDFVSWDKPSVKPCPACGSWMIEKRNKQGTKLQCTSCDHTEAVIESDELAE from the coding sequence ATGGCAGATGCGTTGGTTATTGTAGAATCACCATCAAAAGCGAAAACGATTGGTAAATATCTGGGCAGCAAATATATTGTTAAGGCATCAATGGGGCATATCATAGATTTGCCAAAAAGCCAGATCGGTGTGGATGTGGAGAATCAGTTCAATCCCAAATATATAACGATCCGGGGCAAGGGTTCTATCTTGAAGGAACTTAAGGATGCCAGCAAAAAAGTCAAGAAAGTCTATCTCGCAGCTGACCCGGACCGCGAAGGGGAAGCCATTGCCTGGCATTTGGCAAATGCACTGAATTTGGACAACACTCAGGAATGCCGGGTGGTCTTCAATGAAATCACGAAGCAGGCGGTAAAGGATGCCTTCAAGACACCGCGCAAGATTAATATGGATCTGGTGAATGCCCAGCAGGCGCGGCGGATTCTGGACCGGCTTGTCGGTTACAAGATTAGCCCTCTATTATGGAAGAAAGTCAAAAAAGGCCTCTCCGCCGGACGGGTACAATCGGTAGCGGTCAAGATTGTAATGGACAGGGAGAATGAAATTTCCGAATTCGTTCCTACAGAATACTGGAGCATTACTGCCCGGCTAGCGATTCGGGATTCTGAATTCGAAGCCAAGTTCCACCGGCTGAACGGCGAGAAGAAGGAACTGGGCCAGGAGAGCGATGTGCAGGAAGTGCTGGAAGCGATAAAGAACGCTGCCTTCCAGGTCAAAGAAGTGAAAGAGAAGGAGAGACAGCGTCATCCATCCGCTCCGTTCACGACAAGCTCACTGCAGCAGGAGGCTGCCCGCAAGCTGGGCTTCCGCGCGTCCAAGACGATGTCTGTCGCACAGCAGCTCTATGAGGGAGTCGAGCTGGGCAAGGAAGGCACTGTGGGGTTAATCACTTATATGCGTACGGATTCTACGCGTATATCCACTACGGCCCAGGATGAAGCCAAGGAGCTGATCCAAGCCAAATACGGTGAGAAGTTCATTCCCGAGACGCCGCGCCAATATTCCAAGAAGGCTGCGGGCGCACAGGATGCGCATGAAGCGATCCGTCCGACCTCTGCGCTGCGTGAGCCGGAAATGGTCAAGGAATTCATGAGCCGTGATCAATTCCGGCTGTATAAGCTGGTATGGGAGCGTTTTGTGTCCAGTCAGATGTCTTCCGCGCTGCTGGATACGTTGTCGGTAGATATTACAGCCGGAACAGCGATATTCAGAGCGGTAGGGTCCAAGGTCTCGTTCCCGGGTTTCATGAAAGTGTATGTGGAAGGCAATGACGACGGCACAACAGACGAAGAGAAGTTCCTGCCGCAGCTGAAGGCAGGCGATGAGCTGGTGAAGCGCGAGATTGAGCCGAAGCAGCATTTCACCCAGCCGCCGCCAAGATATACAGAAGCCCGTCTCGTCAAGACGCTTGAAGAACTGGGCATAGGCCGTCCAAGTACGTATGCGCCGACCCTGGAGACGATACAGAAGCGCGGGTATGTGGCGATTGAAGAGAAGAAGTTCATGCCGACTGAGCTTGGAGAACTGATCATAGAGCAAATGGAAGAGTTCTTCCCGGAAATTCTCAATGTGGAATTCACTGCCCATATGGAAGGAGACCTTGACCATGTGGAGGAAGGCGCGGAGGATTGGGTGAAGGTGTTGGCCCAGTTCTATGAATCCTTTGAGAAAAGACTCCTATATGCGGAAGAAGAAATGAAGGAAATCGAGATTGAAGATGAGGTCTCCGATGAGCTGTGTGAGAAATGCGGCAAGCCCATGGTCTATAAGCTGGGCCGGTTCGGCAAATTCCTGGCCTGCTCCGGATTTCCGGAATGCCGCAACACCAAGCCGATCATTAAGGATATCGGTGTAAGCTGTCCGAAATGCCATGAAGGCAAGGTTGTGGAGCGGCGCAGCAAGAAGGGACGTGTCTTCTACGGCTGCGACCAATATCCGGGCTGTGACTTTGTCTCCTGGGATAAGCCATCAGTGAAGCCTTGTCCGGCTTGCGGCTCCTGGATGATAGAGAAACGCAACAAGCAGGGAACCAAGCTGCAGTGTACTTCATGCGATCATACAGAAGCTGTAATCGAGAGCGATGAGTTAGCAGAATAA
- the dprA gene encoding DNA-processing protein DprA, giving the protein MEIRELLFGLHEMEGIGWKSIDKIRRAGLLTNAVFSCSAEEWERVGISSVVAARLAAEFTEAWVLKRYSLMKESGVAMVTILDEQYPVQLRETPQPPWVLYYRGRLELASRPSVAMVGTRVPTAYGRKVGEMLAGQLSAAGLTVVSGLARGIDSVCHEAALDGAGGTIAVVATGLDKVYPPDNRELERQISRGGLVLSEYPLGTPSHPGLFPQRNRIIAGLSLGTLVVEADSRSGSLITADAALEASRDVFAVPGPLTSPKSRGALELIKQGAKLVTCASDIVEEYVSCLPSKGIGTASAGALEQESPADLMEKKLTSEELHLYHILHQGPFTLDELLASTRWDFGHLHSVLLSLIIKKAVTQLPGAIYKVI; this is encoded by the coding sequence ATGGAAATTCGGGAGCTGTTGTTCGGTCTGCATGAGATGGAGGGGATTGGGTGGAAAAGTATCGACAAGATCCGCCGGGCGGGTCTTTTGACGAATGCTGTCTTCTCCTGTTCTGCTGAGGAATGGGAGCGGGTTGGAATCAGCAGCGTAGTAGCTGCACGGCTGGCGGCAGAATTTACTGAAGCATGGGTGCTGAAGCGCTACTCTTTAATGAAAGAAAGCGGTGTAGCGATGGTCACCATTCTGGACGAACAATACCCCGTGCAGCTGCGGGAAACCCCTCAGCCGCCTTGGGTATTGTACTATCGTGGCCGCCTGGAGCTGGCTTCCCGTCCCTCTGTTGCCATGGTTGGGACGCGGGTACCTACTGCTTATGGGCGTAAGGTGGGAGAGATGCTGGCGGGACAGCTAAGTGCAGCCGGTCTCACGGTTGTAAGCGGCCTGGCGAGGGGGATTGACAGTGTCTGTCATGAAGCGGCGCTAGACGGAGCAGGGGGGACCATTGCGGTGGTGGCAACCGGCCTCGATAAGGTCTATCCTCCGGATAACCGTGAGCTGGAGCGGCAAATTTCGCGGGGCGGGCTGGTTCTTAGCGAATATCCTCTCGGAACTCCGAGCCATCCTGGACTATTCCCGCAGCGCAACCGGATTATCGCCGGTCTGTCACTGGGAACACTGGTGGTAGAAGCAGACAGCCGCAGCGGGTCCCTGATTACTGCCGATGCTGCGCTTGAAGCAAGCCGGGATGTATTTGCCGTGCCGGGGCCGCTGACCTCTCCCAAGAGCAGAGGGGCACTGGAGTTGATTAAGCAAGGTGCGAAGCTGGTAACCTGTGCCTCAGATATTGTGGAAGAATACGTCTCCTGCCTGCCTTCCAAGGGGATTGGAACAGCCTCAGCAGGAGCACTAGAGCAAGAGAGTCCGGCCGATCTGATGGAAAAGAAATTGACAAGTGAGGAGCTGCACCTTTACCATATACTGCATCAAGGCCCGTTTACACTCGATGAGCTGCTGGCGTCAACGAGGTGGGATTTTGGACATTTGCATTCAGTTCTGTTATCTTTAATCATAAAAAAAGCGGTAACACAATTACCGGGTGCAATTTATAAGGTAATTTAA
- the sucD gene encoding succinate--CoA ligase subunit alpha, giving the protein MSILVDKNTKVITQGITGATGLFHTKGALDYGTQMVGGVTPGKGGTTVQITLDNGTEKSLPVFDTVVAAKAATGATASVIYVPPAFAADSIMEAVDAEMELVICITEGIPVLDMVKVSRYMEGRSTVLIGPNCPGVITPGECKIGIMPGYIHKPGYVGVVSRSGTLTYEAVHQLTERGIGQSSAVGIGGDPVKGSEFIDILKLFNEDPGTKAVIMIGEIGGTAEEEAALWIKENMTKPVVGFIGGVTAPPGKRMGHAGAIISGGKGTASEKIAVLESCGIKVAPTPAEMGSTLVSVLEERGILNAFTTH; this is encoded by the coding sequence ATGAGCATTCTTGTAGATAAAAATACGAAAGTCATCACCCAGGGAATTACCGGCGCTACGGGTTTATTTCATACAAAAGGCGCGCTGGATTACGGTACTCAGATGGTTGGAGGGGTAACTCCTGGCAAGGGGGGGACTACGGTTCAGATAACCCTGGACAACGGCACGGAGAAAAGTCTGCCTGTCTTCGACACGGTTGTTGCCGCCAAAGCAGCCACAGGCGCAACTGCAAGCGTCATTTATGTACCGCCTGCCTTTGCCGCAGATTCCATTATGGAAGCAGTGGATGCGGAGATGGAACTGGTCATTTGTATCACGGAAGGCATTCCGGTGCTGGATATGGTCAAAGTGTCCAGATACATGGAAGGTCGCTCCACGGTATTGATCGGTCCCAACTGTCCCGGTGTCATCACGCCTGGAGAATGTAAAATCGGCATTATGCCGGGTTATATTCATAAGCCGGGTTATGTGGGTGTAGTTTCACGAAGCGGCACCTTGACCTACGAAGCTGTTCATCAGCTGACAGAGCGCGGAATCGGCCAATCCTCGGCGGTGGGCATCGGAGGCGACCCGGTGAAGGGCTCGGAGTTCATCGATATTCTGAAGCTATTTAATGAAGATCCGGGCACGAAGGCTGTCATTATGATCGGTGAGATCGGCGGGACGGCAGAGGAAGAGGCTGCGCTGTGGATCAAAGAGAATATGACCAAGCCTGTAGTGGGCTTCATCGGCGGGGTTACTGCACCTCCAGGCAAACGGATGGGCCACGCCGGGGCGATTATTTCGGGCGGCAAAGGTACGGCGAGCGAGAAGATCGCTGTGCTGGAGTCCTGCGGCATCAAGGTAGCGCCAACGCCTGCCGAAATGGGCTCTACCCTCGTCAGTGTACTTGAGGAACGCGGCATCCTGAATGCTTTCACAACCCACTAG
- the sucC gene encoding ADP-forming succinate--CoA ligase subunit beta — translation MNIHEYQGKEVLKKYGVAVPNGKVAYTVDEAVEAAAALGTPVVVVKAQIHAGGRGKAGGVKVAKNSDEVRAYASEILGKTLVTHQTGPEGKVVKRLLIEEGCQIVKEYYIGLVVDRASGRVVMMASEEGGTEIEEVAATHPEKIFKEIVDPAVGLQTFQARKLAYSIAIPPELVNKAVKFMQALYLAFVDKDCSIAEINPLVVTADGNVMALDAKLNFDSNSLFRHKDILELRDLDEEDAKEIEASKFDLSYIALDGNIGCMVNGAGLAMATMDIIKYYGGEPANFLDVGGGATTEKVTEAFKIILSDDKVNGIFVNIFGGIMRCDVIATGVVEAARQLGLTKPLVVRLEGTNVALGKEILAGSGLNIVAADSMADGARKIVALV, via the coding sequence ATGAATATCCACGAGTATCAGGGAAAAGAAGTACTTAAGAAGTATGGCGTAGCCGTACCGAACGGAAAAGTTGCTTATACAGTGGACGAAGCAGTGGAAGCTGCCGCAGCGCTGGGTACACCTGTGGTTGTAGTCAAAGCGCAGATTCATGCTGGCGGACGCGGCAAAGCCGGCGGCGTCAAGGTGGCGAAGAACAGTGATGAGGTACGCGCGTATGCGTCCGAGATCCTTGGCAAGACACTGGTGACCCATCAGACGGGACCCGAAGGCAAGGTAGTGAAGCGGCTGCTGATTGAAGAGGGCTGTCAGATTGTCAAAGAATATTATATCGGTCTGGTTGTGGACCGTGCTTCAGGACGTGTCGTTATGATGGCATCTGAAGAGGGCGGTACGGAGATTGAAGAGGTGGCAGCGACACATCCCGAGAAGATTTTCAAGGAAATTGTTGATCCGGCGGTGGGGCTTCAGACCTTCCAGGCGCGTAAGCTGGCTTACAGTATCGCTATTCCTCCCGAATTGGTGAACAAAGCGGTCAAGTTCATGCAAGCGCTATATCTGGCTTTTGTGGATAAAGATTGCTCGATTGCGGAGATCAACCCGCTGGTCGTTACTGCTGACGGTAATGTCATGGCGCTTGATGCCAAGCTTAACTTCGATTCCAACAGTCTGTTCCGCCACAAGGATATCCTGGAACTGCGTGATCTGGACGAAGAGGATGCCAAAGAAATCGAAGCGTCCAAATTCGACCTCAGCTACATCGCACTGGACGGCAACATCGGCTGTATGGTGAACGGTGCGGGCCTGGCGATGGCAACTATGGATATCATTAAATATTATGGCGGCGAACCGGCCAACTTCCTCGATGTAGGGGGCGGTGCGACGACTGAGAAGGTAACAGAAGCCTTCAAAATCATCCTGTCCGATGACAAGGTGAACGGTATCTTTGTTAATATTTTTGGCGGCATTATGCGTTGTGATGTCATCGCTACCGGTGTGGTCGAAGCGGCGAGACAGCTTGGCTTAACCAAGCCGCTGGTCGTACGTCTTGAGGGCACGAATGTGGCACTGGGCAAGGAGATTCTCGCCGGCTCCGGACTGAATATCGTTGCTGCTGATTCCATGGCGGACGGTGCCCGCAAAATCGTTGCTCTTGTGTAA
- a CDS encoding MarR family transcriptional regulator, whose translation MQKESTTTPELMLENQLCFTIYACSREFTKLYQPHLDKIGLTYSQYLVMLVLWERQQCTVKELGEALFLDSGTLTPLLKRLQAAGLILRERSLQDERKVLISLTPQGLALQLDAMDIPGKMVEGTKLSPVEFIDLLGQFKNLLDRVHEANVSNSK comes from the coding sequence ATGCAAAAAGAATCCACAACAACCCCTGAGCTTATGCTGGAGAACCAGCTCTGCTTTACGATTTATGCCTGTTCGCGTGAATTTACGAAGCTATACCAGCCTCATCTGGATAAGATCGGATTAACGTATTCGCAGTATCTGGTTATGCTGGTCCTGTGGGAGAGACAGCAATGTACAGTCAAAGAGCTGGGTGAAGCTCTGTTCCTCGATTCAGGTACGCTGACTCCGCTGCTCAAGCGTCTGCAGGCTGCAGGACTAATTTTGCGTGAACGTTCTTTGCAGGATGAGCGGAAGGTACTGATTTCATTAACCCCCCAAGGCTTGGCGCTTCAGCTGGATGCTATGGACATTCCCGGCAAAATGGTAGAAGGCACGAAGCTCTCCCCGGTAGAGTTCATAGATTTGCTGGGACAATTCAAAAATCTCCTGGACCGGGTGCATGAAGCTAACGTCAGCAATTCAAAATAG
- a CDS encoding organic hydroperoxide resistance protein: MMTIQQKMYETTVKAVGGRQGSIESDSPKLNLAISTPREMGGAGGEGTNPEQLFAAGYSACFDSALNMVARMGKVKIEGSEVTATVSFGKVEDGGFGIAVKMDVLVKGVDRETAKQLVEAAHGACPYSRATRGNIEVELNVL; this comes from the coding sequence ATGATGACCATCCAACAGAAAATGTACGAAACAACAGTAAAAGCCGTAGGCGGCAGACAGGGTTCTATCGAATCCGACAGCCCTAAGCTGAACCTTGCGATCAGCACACCACGCGAAATGGGCGGCGCCGGCGGTGAAGGCACGAATCCTGAGCAGCTGTTCGCAGCCGGATATTCCGCTTGCTTTGACAGCGCGCTAAACATGGTTGCACGTATGGGCAAAGTAAAGATCGAAGGCTCTGAAGTAACAGCTACCGTCAGCTTCGGTAAAGTGGAAGACGGCGGCTTCGGCATTGCCGTGAAGATGGATGTTCTGGTCAAGGGTGTCGATCGTGAAACCGCCAAACAGCTGGTAGAAGCGGCTCATGGCGCATGTCCTTACTCCCGCGCAACCCGCGGCAATATCGAAGTTGAACTGAACGTGCTGTAA
- a CDS encoding YifB family Mg chelatase-like AAA ATPase gives MYGKMHSACLYGIEGVMIGVEVDLANGLPQTHIIGLPDSAVREAVERVRAAVKNCGYSYPQQRVTINLAPADLRKEGSAFDLAIALGILTTSGQLIMPEAGQMLLIGELALDGSLRPVNGVLSMAQAARQAGIHAVLVPPGNAAEAALIAGMKVYTAGHLRELPQPGQLPPPNPVEQSEAAGSDLPLPQADLPFPVSVSVSAEASSRKRPPVLVLSLDHLRYHSEPAENIPSPLGLKQLMNEDYSDVIGQNHVKRALTIAAAGMHNIILIGPPGTGKTMLIKRLPGILPELNDQESLEVMKIFSAAGKLRDGGGGLLRERPFRSPHHTISAAGLIGGGGIPKPGEVSLAHRGILFLDELPEFSRNVLEVLRQPLEDGIVTISRARASFTFPAQFLLACSMNPCLCGFLGNGSAEQRCSCSPAKIAQYRGKISGPLLDRMDMQVDVPRPGAGDRSVPPVSTAQMRSEVMRAQAIQAERYKTLPISWNSELSGAALRRYAELRPEEEMLLSSILESLGLSMRAHDRIIKLARTIADLEGTEGIGAAHLAEAVQYRNLDRQVMVEEEA, from the coding sequence GTGTACGGAAAAATGCATAGCGCATGCCTGTATGGCATTGAAGGTGTAATGATCGGAGTGGAGGTGGATCTGGCTAATGGTTTGCCGCAGACTCATATTATCGGTCTGCCGGATTCGGCAGTCAGGGAAGCGGTCGAACGGGTACGGGCCGCCGTCAAAAATTGCGGATATAGTTATCCCCAGCAGCGGGTGACGATTAATCTGGCTCCGGCGGATCTGCGCAAGGAGGGCTCGGCGTTTGATCTGGCGATTGCCCTCGGGATACTGACGACGAGCGGCCAGCTTATCATGCCGGAAGCCGGGCAGATGCTGCTGATTGGTGAGCTTGCGCTGGATGGAAGTCTGCGGCCGGTAAATGGGGTATTATCCATGGCCCAGGCTGCGCGGCAGGCCGGGATTCATGCTGTTCTGGTGCCGCCCGGCAACGCGGCTGAAGCTGCGTTAATCGCGGGAATGAAGGTGTACACTGCCGGACATTTGCGTGAGCTGCCTCAGCCCGGTCAGCTTCCTCCGCCGAATCCGGTTGAGCAGTCTGAAGCAGCCGGATCAGACTTGCCCTTGCCGCAGGCTGATTTGCCGTTTCCGGTTTCAGTATCTGTGAGTGCTGAAGCGTCCTCCAGGAAGCGTCCGCCCGTTCTGGTGTTGTCCCTGGATCATTTGAGATATCATTCTGAGCCAGCGGAGAATATTCCCTCCCCGCTTGGGCTGAAGCAGCTAATGAATGAGGATTACAGTGATGTTATCGGCCAGAATCATGTGAAGCGGGCGCTAACGATTGCGGCTGCCGGGATGCACAATATAATTCTGATCGGCCCGCCTGGTACGGGGAAGACGATGCTGATTAAGCGGTTACCCGGAATTCTTCCCGAGCTTAACGATCAAGAATCGCTTGAGGTGATGAAGATATTCAGTGCTGCCGGGAAGCTTAGGGACGGCGGAGGCGGCTTACTGCGTGAGCGCCCGTTTCGTTCACCGCATCATACCATCTCGGCAGCCGGATTGATCGGCGGGGGCGGAATTCCGAAGCCCGGGGAAGTTAGCCTTGCACACCGCGGCATTCTCTTCCTGGACGAGCTGCCCGAGTTCTCCCGGAATGTGCTCGAAGTGCTCCGCCAGCCGCTGGAGGATGGGATTGTCACCATCAGCCGGGCACGGGCATCCTTTACTTTTCCTGCCCAGTTCCTGCTCGCTTGCTCCATGAATCCCTGTTTGTGCGGATTTCTGGGCAATGGCAGTGCAGAGCAGCGGTGTAGCTGCAGTCCGGCCAAAATCGCCCAGTACCGTGGCAAAATCTCGGGCCCGCTGCTGGACCGGATGGATATGCAGGTTGATGTACCGCGTCCAGGAGCAGGAGACCGGAGTGTACCTCCGGTCTCGACAGCACAGATGCGTTCTGAGGTTATGCGGGCTCAGGCCATTCAGGCGGAGCGATATAAGACTCTGCCGATCTCCTGGAACAGCGAGCTGTCCGGGGCGGCGCTTCGCCGTTATGCTGAACTGCGGCCGGAAGAGGAGATGCTGCTAAGCAGTATTCTGGAGAGTCTCGGACTCAGCATGCGGGCGCATGACCGGATTATTAAGCTGGCCCGTACGATTGCCGATCTGGAAGGCACGGAGGGGATTGGCGCTGCTCATCTTGCCGAAGCGGTCCAATACCGCAATCTGGACAGGCAGGTCATGGTGGAGGAGGAAGCCTGA
- a CDS encoding phosphoesterase has product MSKVFFTSDHHFGHKLIIDFESRPFAGAEEMDKVMIANWNAVVSKEDTVFHLGDFSFRNQEDTRSIVAALNGYKILILGNHDRGRGRDWWLEAGFDEVSEYPMIYKEFFLLSHEPMYMNKHMPYVNVHGHIHGQKYEGNHHFNICVEHWNYTPLSFEQIRESVAASEEG; this is encoded by the coding sequence TTGTCCAAAGTATTTTTTACCTCGGATCATCATTTTGGCCACAAGCTGATCATTGATTTTGAATCGCGGCCCTTTGCCGGTGCGGAAGAGATGGACAAGGTGATGATTGCGAACTGGAATGCTGTCGTAAGCAAGGAGGATACGGTTTTTCATCTTGGGGATTTTTCCTTCAGGAATCAAGAGGATACCCGGAGCATTGTGGCTGCGCTGAACGGGTACAAAATTCTGATTCTTGGCAACCATGACCGTGGACGGGGACGGGACTGGTGGCTTGAAGCCGGATTTGATGAGGTCAGTGAGTATCCAATGATATACAAGGAGTTTTTTCTGCTCTCCCATGAGCCGATGTATATGAACAAGCATATGCCTTACGTGAATGTGCACGGACATATTCATGGACAGAAGTATGAGGGGAATCATCACTTTAATATTTGTGTGGAGCACTGGAATTACACCCCGCTATCTTTTGAACAGATCAGGGAGTCGGTGGCAGCCAGTGAAGAAGGCTGA
- a CDS encoding YraN family protein, protein MSHNGDGGTYTRQEKGAAAEQAARMYLTSRGYLIRDYNWRCRSGELDIIAEYEGALVFIEVRSRSGSAVQGTAEESVDARKIRQVRETARVYLHMQGLQPNAIAFDVIAVQLQPDLSIGSLRHLRDAF, encoded by the coding sequence GTGAGCCATAACGGGGATGGCGGAACCTACACCCGCCAGGAGAAGGGCGCTGCTGCCGAGCAGGCGGCCCGAATGTATCTGACTTCACGGGGCTACCTCATCCGGGATTATAACTGGCGCTGCCGTAGCGGAGAGCTGGATATTATCGCAGAGTATGAAGGCGCTCTGGTCTTCATTGAGGTCCGCAGCCGGAGCGGATCAGCTGTACAAGGCACTGCGGAGGAATCAGTTGATGCGCGCAAAATACGTCAGGTGAGAGAGACGGCCCGGGTCTACCTGCACATGCAGGGACTGCAGCCGAATGCAATTGCCTTCGATGTGATTGCTGTACAGCTTCAGCCGGATTTAAGCATCGGCTCCCTGCGTCATCTCCGGGACGCCTTTTAG
- a CDS encoding EscU/YscU/HrcU family type III secretion system export apparatus switch protein, with protein sequence MSESEQKVPQNLKKAVALKYIPGQSEAPVVVAKGQGSVADIILQKAKENGVAVQEDAALVEVLSKLDLDHQIPPQLYQLVAEILSYVYQSDRTAGERRLK encoded by the coding sequence ATGAGTGAGTCTGAGCAGAAGGTTCCGCAAAATCTCAAGAAGGCAGTGGCGCTCAAATATATTCCGGGGCAGAGTGAAGCGCCAGTGGTTGTCGCTAAGGGGCAAGGCTCGGTTGCGGACATCATCCTGCAAAAGGCAAAGGAAAACGGAGTAGCGGTCCAGGAGGATGCTGCGCTGGTAGAGGTGCTGTCGAAGCTGGATCTCGACCACCAGATTCCGCCTCAGCTCTACCAGCTGGTGGCTGAGATTCTCAGCTATGTATACCAGAGTGACCGGACAGCCGGGGAACGGAGACTGAAGTGA
- a CDS encoding ribonuclease HII, producing MSELDMLGYEKEGWGQSFRHIAGVDEVGRGCLFGDVVAAAVILPAGLIIEGVDDSKKLTAKKRDALYETIMEQALAVSLGHVEAAVIDEINIKQASRLAMRLAVEGLSQQPDYMLIDAEKVDLPLPQRAIIKGDANSQSIAAASIVAKVTRDRLCEGLWEELYPDYGIKVHKGYATKLHREQIKLLGVTPMHRRSFIGNILAEQEQLSLF from the coding sequence ATGAGTGAGTTAGATATGCTTGGGTACGAAAAAGAAGGCTGGGGGCAATCCTTCCGTCACATCGCAGGTGTGGATGAAGTAGGGCGGGGCTGTTTATTTGGGGATGTGGTGGCTGCAGCGGTAATTTTGCCGGCGGGGCTGATTATTGAGGGTGTGGATGACTCGAAGAAGCTGACGGCCAAAAAGCGGGATGCTCTGTATGAGACCATTATGGAGCAGGCGCTGGCGGTAAGCTTAGGGCATGTGGAGGCGGCGGTAATCGATGAAATTAATATTAAGCAGGCTTCGCGTCTGGCGATGCGCCTGGCGGTAGAAGGGTTAAGCCAGCAGCCGGACTATATGCTGATTGACGCGGAGAAGGTGGACCTGCCCCTGCCGCAGCGCGCCATCATTAAAGGGGATGCCAACAGCCAGTCGATTGCTGCCGCCTCCATTGTAGCCAAGGTGACCCGTGACAGGCTCTGTGAGGGCTTGTGGGAGGAATTGTACCCGGATTACGGGATCAAAGTACATAAAGGATATGCTACCAAGCTGCATCGTGAACAGATCAAGCTACTTGGTGTAACTCCGATGCACCGGCGCAGCTTTATCGGCAATATTCTGGCGGAGCAGGAACAGTTATCTTTATTCTAA